A region of the Culex quinquefasciatus strain JHB chromosome 1, VPISU_Cqui_1.0_pri_paternal, whole genome shotgun sequence genome:
GATTAGTGCTGCAAACAGGGCCTTCTACGGTCTTCGTAGCCAGCTAAGGTCCCGCAGCCTAAGGAAGCCTACGAAAATCACGCTGTACAGGACCTTGATACTCCCTGTAGCTCTTTACGGTCACGAAACGTGGACGCTAAAGGAGGCTGACCAGAGAGCACTTGGGGTCTTCGAGCGGAGAATCCTGCGTTCTATCTTCGGCGGCAAGCAAGTAGGAGACCGGTGGCGCAGGCGCATGAACATCGAGCTGTACCAAGACTACAAACATGCTGATATCGTAAAAGTCATCAAGCACGACAGGCTGAAGTGGGCTGGAcacaaggggttggaaactcttagagctataattattatgttaaccagtatatcaaaatatatgttagtatacttattatttcctttacatatcgccagtatacttaccaatatactgagagtatcttaatatactaacagtttattgcttttcggttagtatactaacaagtatactggaatatcgttagtatactaagtattcctaagtaatattagagtttccagccccttggctggacatgtagccagaatgtcgggcggctaaaacgatattcagcagcgaacctggacgcggtcgtcggcttcgtggaaggcctcgtacgcgttggctgtgtgcagtcgacgaagatgcaagagcggccaacattgtaggcgactggagacgagcggcccaagatcgagcatcctggaaatcttcgattagttcagcgttgggtcgatagacctgttgctgataaagtaaagtaagtagttAGTAAGATAAGTAAAACTGTTGTTTGAACAGTGAAATTCTGCAAATTTGACGGAAAAAGGGAAGAATTTTAAACCATCCGAAGATACTACAAGTACCGTTAAGCTTCGATATTTATatttacagtagttgttcggtaactgggctgagaacgtagcccagtcaccgaatgttgctcgttaactgggctgaacaaaaaataaccgatgcataatattttccagatgaaatataaaaataaaagttactcaaatttatttataatgcttacttttcatttttctttaattgtaacttgaaattaaacaaaagtttgaaaaaagttttttttattcaatatgatttttgcatccattaacccctcggtcattttggtttgttttggttttttgacgtttttcttTTCCAGttactagagaccctaaatagggagactagagaccctaaatagggagactggtctaagcttgctaaatcgatctggcaacgtatgttttgagcttggcaacactgataagttttgctgggcgtaaaggcaaatgctcgtttggatacgtcaaactcgcgtctgtttgggtacgtcaaattcacttcgtccagtctccctatttaggatctctaccagttactgggctacggcccagttatcgagcgcccagttaaataaaaagcagcccagttaaacaacgcccaatTACCGAGCAACTACTgtattaatatttatttatttttcaacttaatcgGACTTTTCGGATCGGAACACAACAAATGAATATAGTTTTCATTATTCTCCTTTTATTATACAATCTAATAAACAATAAAACTAGTGCTTCCAACCGCATTCCTTACGACGACCCCTCCGTCTTGCCGGATTTGTCCCCGCTCTCGAGCTGCTGTGCCTTGAACATTTCCAGCAGCACTTCGGTGGCCGTCTGCGGTTGTCCCTGCACGCGGCCCAACTCCTCACTCGGAAACTGCGCCACATTCGTCGACGGGTGCTGGTGCGTGAACGGCGTCCACGGTCCCTGCACCGACGGCACGTCCGTGTGCCACAGCTTGCGCAACCGAACTCCCCCGGCGGCACCCGTGGCCTGCGTCCGCAGCACTTCGACCCACTTCCGGATCTCGTCGCGGGTGCTGTTGCCACAGTTGACCCACTGCCGGTCCCCGTCCAGATACTCGGCACTCATGACCGCCGTCCGGTGGCGCCGGGGCTTCACGTACACCACCACGCCCGGGTTGGCCCGGCTAAAGTCCACCAGGTCGTTCTCCAGGAACTCGCGCATTCCCTTGCTGGAGCCGTGATTTTTGCAGTACTTGAGCGTGATTCGCTGCAGCTGGCACACGTACCGGCCGACGCCGTTGGCCAGCGGGGCCCGCGGGAAGGCCGACTTGAGGAAGAGGTGCGAGTTGGACATGATTCCGGCGGCCGGCGAAATCCGGtgaagcactttttttttttgttttgaacacgCGAGGACAGACGTAATCACACAACACTGCTGCTGCAGATCAAAACATGTCAAAGTGCGCGCACGCTTGTGAGGGAAGACTCAAAACTGCTGTTTCTTTACTCAGTTTTGTCTAGATGAAATGTGCTAGCAAAGACGCAAACCACTAGGGAAGTTTTCAagattacacacacacacacacacacacacgttttaCTGGGCCTTTTTccgttttgattattttgtacgtttgattgaaaataacattaaaatgtatttaatttaaaactttaaaaccaaAACCTACCATTTCAGTTGGTTTGGAACAGAAAAGGATAAACAAACGGTTTAGGTCTATTTTTTCCTAATTTGttgtaaaattgcttttaaaaaagtCTTACGTTGACCTGATGTAAGCGAACAAGAAAGAGTAGCCAGAAGCACCAAAACTCTATTAATcagtaaattttaagaaaaaagcaATAATGTTAATTgacaaatttgagaatttaatttTCTGAGAGGTTCGCAGTTTTTTTCAGCGGTGCCAGAAATGGCAGTTCCTATtagctttgattttttaaaagtgaaaaatcGCGCGTTATTTATTTCCTATTATTTTCGAACTGGTTTTAATGCAAAATGTTGCGAACACACTAAAAGTGTTCATTGTTACGATCGAATTTCATATTGTATACAATTGTTTACACGTGTGTAAACTAAACTGTATCAAAGACGATTTAAGTCTTGATTTTATACCCCGTTCGCACGGGCGAGTTATAGCCGGTTTTAACGAAATGGTTATAAGTTATAACCAACTTAAAACCAAACCGTTCGCACGGGCTCGAGAGGTTTTAACGGTTTTAACTGTTTTGACAGTTCACAGCAGgctgtgattatttttttgttttgatttttgcacGGATGTCATCCTCGGTGTTCTGGTCTTCATGGCCATTGGCACTCAACCCGGCGCCGGACATAATCCCTTTTCGGAACCCGCTACGTGGCCTTTACTGGAAATCTTGTTTGCGGGCCCGCTACATTCGCTTGAGGCACTCCTGGAAACACAGGCAACGGGGTAACGATGCTGAAGGAATGTGAGTTCTAGAAGGTCGTCAAACCTCAAATTAAACGGTGAGAGATTgtttaaccttcgggaagtcgcgtgttttcgcctttcttacaagtgcccttacaaactgtgtacaaagtacacgtacgcgacctccggtgggTTAAAGAGTTGAACTCTTGTTAGCGATTGCGATGATCTTTGCAGCGGAGAAGTATTACGACGAGGACTCGGATGAGGTCTGGCTTCTGGGGATTACGACTGAGGTGAAGCAGGTCTCTGATAGTAAAAACAGATGTTTTTGAGGAGATGATCAAActcaaagttgtttttttggaCAAATCTACCTCGACAAGCATTTAATAATAGGACTcggataaaaaaacaaacgatcAAATCTATTCGAGGCGCCTAAAAGAGCTTCACAATGTTGTAAgaagaggggaggggggggggatagTCTACGATTTATACTGAAAGATGGGTTAAAAGGATCAAGTTTTATTCGGTGTAAATGTCCATGAGGCAAATTTTAAGTCGACATGGTTGATTCATGGATTGTACTGAAGATTTTCGCTGTGCTGGAGCCAGATTCCAAATCTACCGCAGGACATACCTCAGAGCATCTACATTGAAGAGAAGTGGCGCGAGTGAGACAGCAACGAACACGACAATTAAAAAATAGACCGTTCCGGCTGGAAATGCCCAAGAATCAATGGAGCTATTAAACTAGAATTGCTTTTACAATTCGTTGAAATTTCCGGCAGATCGCTATATTCAGCTGCCCATATCGAGGTGTCCTTCAAAAACTGCGCCGAACTAAAAAAACATTCACAGCATTGGACATTTTAAAGCGCAACCTTGAGGATGATGCGAATGGACGCTTGCGAGATCTTGGCAAGAACATAGCCTGGTTCCTACAAGGTGTGGTCCATGGCGAGGTTCCCGAGCCACCTTAAGAAGTATTGTGAAATCGTGTCATCGTAGAAtatccccccccctcccctcttcAGCCCTATATCATCTtttattaaagaatttaaaagaacATGCAGACAAATCACAGAAGTTGTAAACTAATCAAATGAAAGCTGGCCGCACTTCGTACAAATTCAGCAGGTCCTTACACTTCCATGGCCGGGTGGTCTCTTTGCTTGATTTCTCTTGAATCTTTCATTCACCAGCCAGGATCGCATCTGGAACAGCAGAACTAGCGGGTCACGCGCGTTGTAGGTTTTGCAAGCCTGGGTGGATTTAAACGGGCAAAGATCCGTCTTGAGAACGTCTAAGGGACAGGAACAGTTTGCCGACTAGCACGATTTGCAGTCCATGAGAGCCTCCTCATCAGGgtcagggttgccaaatcgAAAAAGCCGATGCCAGCGCTCCGTTTGATAATTGGATTTGGACTGGTCTTCTTTGACTGGCGGAAGGCAAGAACGAAAATCTCGACAAAGACGAACTACTGCTTGAGGAACTTGACCGCTATTAGGAACTGCTCTTTTATTCACCAATCTGAAAGTGATGTTCATCAGAAAATACAAAGCAAAAtcgatttaattttaaaacttaccAGCAGCTTCTTCTTAAGTTGCGATTTTGCAGTATTTTCTCGGTCTCGTTGCTACTTCTTGTCCACTTTTTTGTATGAACCAGCCAGGACGGAGCTTTTTTCGAAAGAAGCTCAACAAACGAAAATCGCAACTTTTGTCAGCTTTAGGCTGCCGGGAACGAAACAAAATCATTCGCTCTACAACCCACACACAACCCACACTACCGGAATCCACAACGATCATGCCTTCCGTACTCTGCAGGAATATGGTCCGAGATGGTTGATCAACAGCGAATCTTGTGCCTCCACAAAAGTCCTTTTCCACATTTGAGTTAACTCATAGGCTCCAATTTACTTTGATGTTGGCTAAAAGATTTTTataataagttaaaatttatataCCTATCTGTCTCAAAACTCACCAATAAATAATGATAAACCCGATCCCATAACGACAATCaccagctgaaaaaaaaagttattttgttcGGTCCATGACAACGTCAAACTTTTTGAGGTTTACCAAAGCCTACtagttagattttttgaaattctagcAGTCAAATCCCTTTTTCGAGCAGTTTTAACCTGGTTATAACTCTTATAACCGGTTTTAATCTGACAGTTCGTTGTATGGGCAAAACCAGAGTTATAGCCGGTTTtaagagttataaccacttttgGTCTTATAACCggttaaaaacaaatattcgttTGAAGTTTTAATTAAAGTTTGTTAAGTTAAGAGTGTTCAAAATTAAGTGTTTGAATACttgagaattttggaattgaagaactttatggatgacgaaatatttttttaattaaagaatttgtaagaattttagagcataataatctaagaatttaaaatttttagaattgggtcttaaaatgaagcttagattgctgatattattgtttacagcgataaagcttatttttctgagtacaatgaccctttgtacgaccacaaagagtttaaaatggatttttaaatcaattttgaaaaattaacctcgcggcagccatgccagatatacagataaatctgtattatacAGAATTTTTGATcccgaaaatcacaaaaatctgtacatacagattttttaaaaatgatttaatttgaaaatttcaataatttagtaATTGAGTTATGCTTTAGtatgattaaaaagcttaaatctgttgtgaaaagtctaaaaaaatcttctatggcttcgaatttgacgtgatacagataaaatacagatgtatttttaagaaaatacagatttcccataaaataatctggcaacgttgcctcgcggtccttcttgacagaaaagctcctacttgacagctcgttccaaggggaccatagttgatccagcgaaaaaatgttgtcttgccaaaaaaaaaattttttgcataaaaatgaaagaaagtgATCAGAAttggtttttaatcgtttttttaccgttgtacataaaaatttgcatagggctttagtacccaattgaagaACTTTATGGAGTacgaaatatattttaattaaagaattttagagcatataaatctaagaattttaaaattttcagattttgaatttttttattaaagaattttcaaatcatacatttttggtttcttgaattttagaaattaggaataatggaatttttaaaatcaaaattaaaaatttgagaatttaaaaaaagtcggatatttttagtttgagagttattatttattgaataatttaggaattttagaatcttagaatttaagaatttcaaaatataagaTTAGAAAataagaatgttaaaatttaagaattcagaatttatttttttttaattttagaatttctgatgttttaatttataaattggtaattttataatttcggaACACTATTATTAGTATCAGACtccagaatttttaatttttgtaacgtcttatttttaaattagaaagattttttttattgaatttagaatttaagcatcttataattttagaatctaagaatttgagaatttttaaattttatgcctttagaattttacattttctgaATCTTagggatttttgaatttaaaaatattttttatagaattttatatttttttaatcagaccattagaattttagaaataagggattttcgaattttagaaatttaaattatgGAATTTTAGAAAAAGGCTTTCTAGTCGAAAATTTAACAACACATTCAAACCACGGTTCGTCACTGAAgttaaatcatagtttttgcaCTGGGCCTAAAGTGCAAGAACTCTAAAAGTTTAGgaattagaaatttaggaaattttatttttcatggtttaaaaatattaggaTTTGAGTTAAACTTGTAGTTTCCGcattttagaaaattagaatTTCTGAGTTTCTTAATTTtaggttttagaatttttaaatttaagaatctttgaattttagaatccaagaattttataaaattttaaatttatattttcagagctttagaattttgaatttcataatagtataattttaatatttaacaattttgatattttagtgttttggatttaaataatttaagaattcaaaactTCGACAtcttagaatttgagaatttttacattgcagcaatttcgaatttaaacgtaaaaaaattgacaaatcttaacttttttaaattattagatttgataagtttaaattctttaaattattttatttgataagTTTAGATGAAATTATtagattataaaattttataattcggaaaattttcgatttttttttattctgaaatCCTGAAGtgtaataaaaaattcaaaatgtttagaatgttagaatttaagaatataagaataattaataatcatttactttttttgaatttaagatttttgtttataGTTGTTtcttattgttttgatttaagtgttttgttttattttaatttactgattttttttatattaacagAAAACTTCAGGGAGGTTCGGATACATTTTATTTCAGCAAAcacaacaagattttttttatatttctcaactaatttattcaatttcattgaaatggAGCATAAACTTTTGTCACAGTGATACATTGGGTTCGTGTGTCATTGTATATTTACAGGCTCAGTTcagcatatatttttaaatcgattattttttttcttgcttcaattttttttccaatttttcgtAACTCTGTCCTATCCTCGCCCTCAAGTCTttccaaaacaactttttttttgtaatgatttTTCGCGTTTCTGTTCATCGGTCACTAACAAGCGggaagaaataaataaataaaagcatCGCGATGTCTGGGACACCGCGCATCTCTAACCTACTAACTGGAAAATctaccttttttttcttcttgttccAATAAATCCTTCCTCTATTAAATATCAAAACTTGTCCAACTATTTACACTTCCTGATTACGCGCCGCAAATTTGATTGTTGGTAAACACTAAAACAAAGAAGGTACAGCATAAAAAGAGGTGATAAAAAGAGAACCGCTCCCAAAActaaaaaagaaaagaagagAAAGTAACAAGGGTGCAAAACCAGAGCCACTCGCAATTctcttaaccattttttttaactatgcaATATTAAGTGCTAGGACTACTCCAACGGTAGGTATACTTTTTTTACTCTAAGCAGTCGAGAGGTGTTTAGTAAAGAGTGGGGAAGAGAGAAGGAGAAAAGGACGTTTCTATTAAGGGGGAGAGTCTACGTTTGAGgggaaaagtttgtttttacgttttaaaaatagtttgttttcctttttgttttgtttttgcttatTTACACATCCAAGGGATGAGGGGAAAGAGTTTGGCCCACgtggttttgttttgtaaattgttttgattttaaccCAACTTTGTCTGGTTTCGTTCTAGCATGTGATGGTCGTTAAACGTTGTGATCtgtcaaattctaaaaaaaactggatGAAAATTGGAACTGGATTggaaagaaatgttttgttttctctAAAAGTCGACACATAAATCCAACGGAAATCAAACCGGCCACCGGGTTCGATTCTGCAAGAGTAAGCTTGTTCCATTCGTTTCTAGGTTATGTAACAACAATCAACGAGTATTTGGCTTCCAGATCTCTTAGGCTCTCAGTTGGTTCCAGGCGTCACCGGTGGTGGCGGCACGGTGCTCGTCCGGTGCTGATCCGGCAAGGACTTTTTGTCGTTGGCGCTGAGCACAAAGATGGGCGAGCTGTAGTCCAGGTACTTGTCCGCGCCGATGCTCATCATCCGGTTGCCGTTACTGTAGTGCTTCATCTTGTTCTTTCCGCGCTTAAGCATCACGAAAACGACGAGGATGCTGACGAGGAAGGCGGATGCCGTGGCCAGCACGAACACGATCGTCTGGAAGGTGTTTTCCGGAATGCCGGACGATTGCTGGGGAACCGGAAGGTTGGTGGAGATCTTGTGCGAGAATCGCGACTGGGTTACGTCCGCAATCAATGCTCCGTGGTACATTACGAAGGCATGGTCACGGACCATCTCTTCAATGGCAAAAGCATCGTCAACCTTATTGTCCTCGATGAGATCGAACCGAAGCATTACGCTTCCGTCGAGATTTTCGTGCACTCGATAGTTGTCGAAGATGCTTCCGATGAGTCCGGTCAAATCGTTCCGAAGAACTTCGTACAAGTTCAGCAGCGATCGTTGGTGCTGATTCGTCAAATGCAGTTCAATCTCCACCGCATCAATTGGCGTAAAGAGACAGTTCCGGAATCCCCGCTTGAACGTACTCGACAGCGGAAGTTGATTTCCGGCCGCGTCCACGCACCAGCACGTGTCTCCGTTGCACTGAGTCGGCTCGAATGCTCCGTTTTCATCGCAGGCCACCGGGAAGGAGGCGGCCAACCGGAGGGCCTGACAGCGCGTGGTCGACGCGCTCAGCTTCTTGCCGGAATCTTCGATAAAGTTGCTGCCGTCGTCGGTGCGGGCCATCTCGATGATCTTCTCGGTGACGGCCGCCACCGGGCTGATGTTCCGGACGCGCGGTTCCGGCGCAAAGTTGGCCAGGGTGTTGGGGGCGCTGGCCGACGGAACCGTCGGTTCCACGTCTTCGTCAATGTAGTTGTTTTCGTCCACCAGGAAGGTAATTTGCCGAATCAGTTCCTCCATAACTGTGGGTAAATAATGATTAAACATTAGTCAAAATTGGGTAACTTTGCACGAGCGTGTATAGTGACAGCTGGCAGTGAAGGCGAGCCCATGGTTGTGTTTTGATTGATTGTTAAGAAATTCTGCGGTAAGTTGTGGTGAAAGTGAAAGTATTAAAAACGCCAAATTTGCGCGACttgcgaaagagagaatgaagattgtcaaatcaccTGGATCGCTGGATTCCTCGCCGCTCGCGGACAATCGCCTCCTGGCCTGCCGGCTGCTGCACTTGGGCTCGGAGCCCTTCGTCAGCGAGCCCTTCACCGGGGCGCCCTTTTTGTCCGCACACCAGCAAACTCCCAGGCTGGGAGTTTCCTGCGTCGTGGTGCCGTTGCTCGGGCCCGTCGAGCCCAGGCACTGGACCGGGCTCCAGAAGCCGGTTTCCGGATCGCACCGCGGCTGGAACCACGTGCTCGGCTGGCCGGCCCGCTTGGCGGCCATTGCGTTCTTCAGCCGGAGCCGCTCGCACTGGGACAGCACCGGGCAGACGCTGTGGCAGGCCTGCTCGCTGTGGAACAGGTTCTTTGACTGGCAGACGCTCGCCTTGGGCAGGTTGACGGGCACGCACTTGTTGAGGCGCGGGCTGAAGCGCCACTTGGTCGTGCTGTCCAGGTCGTTACTGTCGGAGAGGTGAATCTCGGACGCCAGGCAGCTCGATTCGATCGATTCGAAGCAAACATCTCCTGTTGAAAGGAAGGAAGGCAGGGATTTAGAACGCTGTAAAGAAGTTAAGAGGCTTGAGTTGAGACTTACTTGTTTTAGCGCAACAAGACCCCCGGTTGCTGATCGGATTGAGCTGGCAGGTGTGCGTCGAGGGGCACAGGTCGGCGTCCACCTGCGGTCCGCAGGCGATCTCGCGCCCACCGGATTTCAGCGGGAGTCCCTCCGGACAGACGGAATCGCGGATGGGCACGCAGATCGGCATCTTGGGACACGGCACCGAGATGCACTCGACCTGGATGAGCTGGCACTCTTCGCCGCGCGGGCAGCTGATCTCCTGGCAGGGGTTGCGACACTCGCACGTCTTGCACCCGTTGGCGTCGATCTTGTGGCCGTACTCGCACGGTGGACACTTGCGCAGCGGGCACTCGCTCTTGGGGTATATTTCGCAGTTTGGTTGAGCGTCGATGGTTCGTGTTCCGCTCTTTTCGTTGCCGTTCTCGTCAACGCACCAGCAGGCATTACCGGGACCGCACTGGATCGTTCGGAAGGTTCCGTCCACGTCACACTGGGCGATGTACTTCTGCTTGGGAGGAACTCCCAGCTCGCTGGCCTGGTGCAGCTGGATCGTTTGCAGATGCTGGCAGGCGGTTTTCAGCTGCGGCTCGACACACTGAGTTCCGCATCCGTTCGAGCAGCACCGCTTCGATCCTTCGCAGTGGGAATCCGTTCGGCATTCGTACTCACACGAGTCGGACTCGGCGTTTTCACTACCCGGTGGAACCAGGAACGGACACTGGCCTGGTTTCTTCGGGAAGCAAGCCGGAACCGGTGGGCAGTACTCACCTTCGCAGGAAACCTCAACCGAGCGACATTCCTGACCTTCTGGACAGCTCACGGTATCGCACGGATCACGACACTCGCACGAAGGACATTGCGAGTCCGAGTCCAGAATGAATCCGTAGTCGCAGCCCATTCGGCAGGTCAGATCCAAACAGCCGAGCGATTCACGCAGATCTTCACAGGACTTCTTGGTTGCGTTCATGCCACGAGTTTTCGGAATCTCCGTGCCAAAGTTGTCCACGCACCAGCACTCTTCAATGTCCAGCTCGATGAGTTCCTCCGGAACAGCTGTGACGACCGAGGACGTTGGCTTCTTCAACAGCGTTGACGGCTTCACCTCCGGCTTGTCCAGATTCGCGTTGGAGTTCTTCGACTCCAGCCGATTAAAGTCGATGATCTTCGCCGATCGGCCCTGAACTCCGAGATCGTCAACGGTCTCCGCCGAAACGAGCATTCGCTGCCGCAGGTAGGACATCATCGCGGCATCAGAATCGGCGACTTCCGTCCGCGCACTTCCGTACACATCGTCCACCTTGATGAGCTTGAGGTTCTGCGTCGTAGGCGTCACCGCGGAAACGTCCCGCCTGGCTCGCTTCGCCTCCTCCAGCAGCTTGCGCATCTGGCGGATGTTCTTCTGCTCCAGGTAGCGTCGCTGCTCGACCCGGTTGACCCGCGCCTTCCGGACCGTACACTGGACCGCTTCGTAGGCGCCGTCCATGCTGCAGGACGGCGGAGGCAGTGCCAGCTCCATGCCCTCAACCGTTCCCTCCATGCGGTCGGAAAAGTCCCGCAGGTATTCGCACACTAAGAGAAATAcaattgtgtttaaaaaaaaaacgaacttctaaaacatatccgaCAAACAAAGCAAGTACTCACTGGATTGTTGACGTCCTTCCGGCGTCGGAACGGTTTCACTCTCGATCGGACAGCAGACGCTACCGGACTCGCCGTGCAGCTTGCGGCACTCGTGCGTCTCCGGGCAGACGATGTTGTTCGATAGGGACCGCTTGCGGCCGTTGGAGACGTCCTCGTCGTCGGCGTCGTTGAAGAAGGTGCGGCTCTGGAACTCGCGGCTGCGGGGGTGATCTAAAGGAAAAGTATAAAATTAGTTGGGGTCTAGAGAAGTATACAGGAAGTACTCACCAAGATGGCAGTAGGCCAGCTCGCCGGTCACGTTGTCCGCAAGCGGCGTTCCCAGCTCGCACGGGTTAGAGTAGACCAGGTCCGGCTTGCAGACCGGCTCCGAAGAGCACAGTCCGGAGAAGGACGCACAGGATGGATCCTTGGCGACCTCGCAGTGCGATCCGGACGGGCAGAGGAAGCC
Encoded here:
- the LOC6032660 gene encoding uncharacterized protein LOC6032660, translated to MREMDRLPDVCSRKLAHGGGTDCWQVQKMDEEVRRRCSTAVRRHHRLTALLLAVGLLCTQIVTSSSTPLDDSSSSEKLELTACQHLRRAESRRAKSLGDSLLLAVQIPRCTANGDFEAIQCSNEVNGTECWCVDEYGVELAGSRRGDANEVNCTDTTIAEVAKCQASSCRMFCPAGFARDLGSGCPVCKCRDPCEGIECPRGQQCEPLEVECKNEPCPPVPTCRKARSLSDLCPAGQPLAISGTARPFLCGNDPGKPSCPPLYRCLVQSGNDYGVCCPASLQFEKPGTCPKPEEIMSTDSTGYLCGTPCGHDLECPQMQKCCTSNGCGRNCQQPHNVTVCHQARMLSELLSVNEREGRGYVPQCDGPGGSFSTRQCSRNGLVCWCVDPKNGNKIKGTMGAAQMVNCDGVENMIGRSGGRSVDGSQGLCDHNICAAVCEYGFKSDHNGCPTCECSEPCEGFLCPSGSHCEVAKDPSCASFSGLCSSEPVCKPDLVYSNPCELGTPLADNVTGELAYCHLDHPRSREFQSRTFFNDADDEDVSNGRKRSLSNNIVCPETHECRKLHGESGSVCCPIESETVPTPEGRQQSMCEYLRDFSDRMEGTVEGMELALPPPSCSMDGAYEAVQCTVRKARVNRVEQRRYLEQKNIRQMRKLLEEAKRARRDVSAVTPTTQNLKLIKVDDVYGSARTEVADSDAAMMSYLRQRMLVSAETVDDLGVQGRSAKIIDFNRLESKNSNANLDKPEVKPSTLLKKPTSSVVTAVPEELIELDIEECWCVDNFGTEIPKTRGMNATKKSCEDLRESLGCLDLTCRMGCDYGFILDSDSQCPSCECRDPCDTVSCPEGQECRSVEVSCEGEYCPPVPACFPKKPGQCPFLVPPGSENAESDSCEYECRTDSHCEGSKRCCSNGCGTQCVEPQLKTACQHLQTIQLHQASELGVPPKQKYIAQCDVDGTFRTIQCGPGNACWCVDENGNEKSGTRTIDAQPNCEIYPKSECPLRKCPPCEYGHKIDANGCKTCECRNPCQEISCPRGEECQLIQVECISVPCPKMPICVPIRDSVCPEGLPLKSGGREIACGPQVDADLCPSTHTCQLNPISNRGSCCAKTRDVCFESIESSCLASEIHLSDSNDLDSTTKWRFSPRLNKCVPVNLPKASVCQSKNLFHSEQACHSVCPVLSQCERLRLKNAMAAKRAGQPSTWFQPRCDPETGFWSPVQCLGSTGPSNGTTTQETPSLGVCWCADKKGAPVKGSLTKGSEPKCSSRQARRRLSASGEESSDPVMEELIRQITFLVDENNYIDEDVEPTVPSASAPNTLANFAPEPRVRNISPVAAVTEKIIEMARTDDGSNFIEDSGKKLSASTTRCQALRLAASFPVACDENGAFEPTQCNGDTCWCVDAAGNQLPLSSTFKRGFRNCLFTPIDAVEIELHLTNQHQRSLLNLYEVLRNDLTGLIGSIFDNYRVHENLDGSVMLRFDLIEDNKVDDAFAIEEMVRDHAFVMYHGALIADVTQSRFSHKISTNLPVPQQSSGIPENTFQTIVFVLATASAFLVSILVVFVMLKRGKNKMKHYSNGNRMMSIGADKYLDYSSPIFVLSANDKKSLPDQHRTSTVPPPPVTPGTN
- the LOC6032661 gene encoding 39S ribosomal protein L43, mitochondrial; translation: MSNSHLFLKSAFPRAPLANGVGRYVCQLQRITLKYCKNHGSSKGMREFLENDLVDFSRANPGVVVYVKPRRHRTAVMSAEYLDGDRQWVNCGNSTRDEIRKWVEVLRTQATGAAGGVRLRKLWHTDVPSVQGPWTPFTHQHPSTNVAQFPSEELGRVQGQPQTATEVLLEMFKAQQLESGDKSGKTEGSS